The following are encoded in a window of Carya illinoinensis cultivar Pawnee chromosome 15, C.illinoinensisPawnee_v1, whole genome shotgun sequence genomic DNA:
- the LOC122296839 gene encoding toll/interleukin-1 receptor-like protein: protein MTSTIAFPGVLSSPSSSNSPFLTLQSNHNVFLSFRGDDTRNNFTVDLYQAFVRNGINTFKDDKELRKGEEILPALLKAIEESKVSNIIFSENYASSTWCLDELLKILRCKESKQQKVSSRLLQSRAIDSTTPKWKF from the coding sequence ATGACTTCTACCATCGCATTCCCGGGAGTCCTTTCCTCTCCTTCCTCCTCTAATTCCCCCTTTTTAACCTTGCAATCAAATCACAATGTATTCTTAAGCTTTCGAGGAGATGATACTCGCAATAATTTTACTGTTGATCTTTACCAAGCTTTTGTTCGAAATGGAATCAACACTTTTAAAGATGACAAGGAGCTGAGAAAAGGTGAAGAAATTTTACCGGCACTTTTAAAGGCCATTGAAGAGTCAAAGGTTTCGAACATTATATTTTCTGAAAACTATGCATCATCTACGTGGTGTTTGGATGAGCTGTTGAAAATCCTAAGATGTAAAGAATCAAAGCAACAGAAGGTTTCTAGCCGTTTATTACAAAGTCGAGCCATCGATAGTACGACACCAAAATGGAAGTTTTAA